Proteins found in one Quercus robur chromosome 2, dhQueRobu3.1, whole genome shotgun sequence genomic segment:
- the LOC126713430 gene encoding late embryogenesis abundant protein At1g64065-like has protein sequence MAEKTNQQAYPMAPATKQPRSDEESATLTSEELRRKKRIKLAIYIAAFAVFQTIVILVFALIVMRVKTPKVRLGTDVTFQNFSAGTQASPSFDLSFTTQVRVKNTNFGPYKFDSTTATFMYQGVTVGQVTIPKGKAGLQSTKKVGVTVNVNSNALPSTTNLGSELGGGVLTLNSHAKLSGKVELMFVMKKKKSAEMNCSMTIDLSAKAVQSIIC, from the coding sequence ATGGCAGAGAAAACGAACCAGCAGGCATACCCCATGGCACCAGCAACTAAGCAACCCAGAAGTGATGAAGAGTCTGCCACTTTAACATCTGAGGAGCTCCGTCGAAAGAAAAGGATCAAGTTGGCCATATATATTGCTGCTTTTGCTGTGTTTCAGACCATTGTCATCTTGGTGTTTGCACTCATTGTGATGCGTGTTAAGACCCCTAAGGTCAGATTGGGCACTGATGTCACGTTCCAGAACTTCAGCGCTGGTACCCAAGCATCACCTTCCTTTGACTTGAGTTTCACAACCCAAGTTAGGGTTAAGAACACTAACTTTGGTCCCTACAAATTTGATAGCACCACTGCCACGTTCATGTACCAGGGTGTGACAGTGGGGCAAGTCACTATTCCTAAGGGTAAGGCTGGGCTACAATCGACCAAAAAAGTTGGTGTCACAGTAAATGTGAATTCAAATGCGCTGCCAAGTACTACCAATCTTGGAAGTGAGTTAGGTGGTGGGGTCTTAACTCTGAACAGCCATGCCAAACTTAGTGGGAAAGTGGAATTGATGTTtgtaatgaagaagaaaaagtcaGCCGAAATGAACTGCAGTATGACTATTGATTTGTCAGCGAAGGCGGTCCAATCTATTATTTGCTAG
- the LOC126713431 gene encoding uncharacterized protein LOC126713431 — MAEYGTMTSDELRRKKRIKLAIYIAAFAVFQTIVILVFALTVMRVKTPKVRLGANITFQNFNTGTQASPSFDLSFTTQVGMKNTNFGPYKYDSTIATFMYQGVTIGQVTIPKGKAGLRSTKKVTVTVNVNSNALSSTTGLGSELGAGVLTLNGQAKLSGKVELMFVMKKKKSAEMNCSMTIDLSSKAIQSMICE, encoded by the coding sequence ATGGCAGAGTATGGCACTATGACATCAGATGAACTCAGGCGAAAGAAAAGGATCAAGTTGGCCATATATATTGCTGCTTTTGCTGTGTTTCAGACCATTGTCATCTTGGTATTTGCACTCACTGTGATGCGTGTTAAGACCCCTAAGGTCAGGTTGGGTGCTAATATCACGTTCCAGAACTTCAACACTGGAACCCAAGCATCACCTTCCTTTGACTTAAGCTTCACAACCCAAGTTGGAATGAAGAATACAAACTTTGGTCCTTACAAATATGATAGCACCATTGCCACGTTCATGTACCAGGGTGTGACAATAGGGCAAGTCACTATACCTAAAGGTAAGGCTGGGCTCCGCTCGACAAAAAAAGTTACTGTCACAGTTAATGTGAATTCAAATGCCCTGTCAAGCACTACTGGCCTTGGAAGTGAGTTAGGTGCTGGGGTGTTAACTCTGAACGGCCAGGCCAAGCTTAGTGGGAAAGTGGAATTGATGTttgtgatgaagaagaagaaatctgcCGAAATGAACTGCTCCATGACTATCGATTTGTCATCAAAGGCGATCCAATCTATGATTTGCGAGTGA
- the LOC126713428 gene encoding late embryogenesis abundant protein At1g64065-like, with translation MAEKMNQQEYPLAPATRQSRSDEESSTLRSEELKRKKRIKLAIYIAAFAVFQTIVILVFALTVMRVKTPKVRLGTDVTFQNFKTGTQASPTFDLSFTTQVGVKNTNFGPYKFDSTIATFMYQGVTVGQVTIPKGKAGLRSTKKVGVIVNVDSNALSSTAGLGSELGAGVLTLNSQAKLSGKVELMFVMKKKKSAEMNCTMTIEVSTKAIQTMSCE, from the coding sequence ATGGCAGAGAAAATGAACCAGCAGGAGTACCCATTGGCACCAGCAACTAGGCAGTCCAGAAGTGATGAAGAGTCTAGCACTTTAAGATCAGAGGAGCTCAAGCGAAAGAAAAGGATCAAGTTGGCCATATATATTGCTGCTTTTGCTGTGTTTCAGACCATTGTCATCTTGGTGTTTGCACTCACTGTGATGCGTGTTAAGACCCCTAAGGTCAGGTTGGGCACTGATGTCACTTTCCAGAACTTCAAAACTGGAACCCAAGCATCACCTACCTTTGACTTGAGCTTCACAACCCAAGTTGGAGTTAAGAACACTAACTTTGGTCCCTACAAATTTGATAGCACCATTGCCACCTTCATGTACCAGGGTGTCACAGTGGGGCAAGTCACTATTCCTAAGGGTAAGGCTGGGCTGCGTTCGACCAAAAAAGTTGGTGTCATAGTTAACGTGGATTCAAATGCCCTGTCAAGCACTGCTGGTCTTGGAAGTGAGTTAGGTGCTGGTGTATTAACTCTGAACAGCCAGGCCAAGCTTAGTGGAAAAGTGGAATTGATGTttgtgatgaagaagaagaagtccGCCGAAATGAATTGCACGATGACCATTGAAGTGTCAACAAAGGCGATCCAAACTATGAGTTGCGAGTAA